Proteins encoded in a region of the Triticum dicoccoides isolate Atlit2015 ecotype Zavitan chromosome 3A, WEW_v2.0, whole genome shotgun sequence genome:
- the LOC119273083 gene encoding glutamic acid-rich protein-like, whose translation MALRILNLTTSSSGCERNWSVFEQVDAKRRNKLDVSRRDNLVYIQFNGRMMDKRKKCSSSRDVLLGEDASMAQDWICEDAYVEDEVDPDTTIDDEVGATEAIEPCRSARVRELHEVEEFVADEDSENEIALEEEIEFESDNDEMIETNEDEDEDEDTTQP comes from the exons ATGGCTTTGAGGATACTCAACTTGACCACAAGTTCTTCTGGATGTGAACGGAATTGGAGTGTTTTTGAACAA GTGGATGCTAAGAGGAGAAATAAACTAGATGTAAGTCGTAGGGACAATCTAGTTTATATCCAATTCAATGGAAGAATGATGGACAAAAGAAAGAAATGTTCCTCCTCTCGTGATGTTCTCCTTGGTGAAGATGCTTCCATGGCACAAGATTGGATATGTGAAGATGCATATGTTGAGGACGAGGTTGATCCCGACACCACCATTGATGATGAAGTGGGGGCCACCGAGGCTATAGAGCCTTGTAGGAGTGCAAGAGTGAGAGAACTCCATGaagtagaagaatttgttgctgatGAAGATTCAGAAAATGAGATTGCTTTGGAAGAGGAGATAGAATTTGAGTCTGATAATGATGAGATGATTGAAACAAatgaggacgaggatgaggacgaggacaCAACACAACCTTAA